A genomic stretch from Erwinia sp. E_sp_B01_1 includes:
- a CDS encoding 6-phospho-beta-glucosidase, whose translation MATPFPDGFLWGGALAANQAEGASFEGGKGLTTVDVIPHGAQRLAVKVGLEKRFELREDEFYPSHQAIDFYHRYKEDIALMAEMGFTVFRTSIAWSRIYPQGDELTPNAEGIAFYQEVFRECKKHNIEPLVTLCHFDVPMHLVREYGSWRNRKMVEFFTRYARTCFEAFDGLVKYWLTFNEINILLHSPFSGAGLVFEEGEDQAQVKYQAAHHELLASALATKSAHEVNPDNQVGCMLAGGNFYPRTCKPEDVWAALEKDRENLFFIDVQARGAYPSYTRRLFAEKGITIAMEEGDAEILKNTVDFVSFSYYASRCASAEMNENNSSAANVVKSLKNPHIQLSEWGWGIDPLGLRITMNMMYDRYQKPLFLVENGLGARDEINGQGEIVDDYRISYLREHIRAMGEAIADGIPVMGYTSWGCIDLVSASTGEMSKRYGFVYVDRNDSGKGTLARTRKQSFYWYKKVIASNGADLS comes from the coding sequence ATGGCAACTCCATTTCCCGACGGTTTTTTATGGGGCGGTGCCTTAGCCGCTAACCAGGCCGAAGGTGCCAGTTTTGAAGGAGGGAAGGGGCTCACGACGGTAGACGTGATCCCTCATGGCGCGCAGCGTCTGGCGGTAAAAGTAGGGTTGGAGAAGCGCTTTGAGCTGCGGGAGGATGAATTTTATCCCAGCCATCAGGCGATCGACTTCTACCATCGCTACAAAGAAGACATCGCCTTAATGGCGGAGATGGGTTTTACCGTATTCAGAACCTCGATAGCCTGGAGCCGGATTTATCCGCAGGGTGATGAGCTGACGCCGAATGCGGAAGGCATTGCCTTTTATCAGGAGGTGTTCAGAGAGTGCAAAAAGCACAACATTGAACCGCTGGTCACGCTGTGCCACTTCGATGTGCCGATGCATCTGGTCAGGGAGTATGGCTCCTGGCGTAATCGCAAAATGGTGGAGTTTTTCACGCGTTATGCCCGGACCTGTTTTGAAGCTTTTGACGGACTGGTGAAATACTGGCTGACCTTTAATGAGATCAACATCCTGCTGCACAGTCCTTTTTCTGGTGCCGGGCTGGTGTTTGAAGAGGGCGAAGATCAGGCTCAGGTGAAATACCAGGCGGCCCACCACGAGTTGCTGGCCAGCGCCCTGGCGACGAAAAGTGCTCATGAGGTCAATCCTGACAACCAGGTCGGGTGCATGCTGGCGGGCGGGAATTTCTATCCGAGAACCTGCAAGCCGGAGGATGTCTGGGCTGCGCTGGAAAAAGACCGCGAGAACCTGTTCTTTATCGATGTGCAGGCACGCGGCGCTTATCCTTCCTATACCCGGCGGCTGTTCGCTGAAAAAGGCATCACCATCGCCATGGAAGAGGGTGACGCTGAAATCCTGAAAAATACGGTCGATTTCGTCTCCTTCAGCTATTACGCCTCACGCTGTGCCTCGGCGGAGATGAACGAGAACAACAGCAGCGCCGCCAACGTGGTGAAGTCGCTGAAAAACCCGCATATCCAGCTCAGTGAATGGGGTTGGGGCATCGATCCGCTGGGCCTGCGCATCACCATGAATATGATGTATGACCGCTATCAGAAGCCGCTGTTCCTGGTGGAAAACGGGCTGGGAGCCAGGGATGAAATCAACGGGCAGGGCGAGATCGTGGATGATTATCGCATCAGTTATCTGCGCGAGCATATCAGGGCGATGGGTGAAGCCATTGCCGATGGTATCCCGGTGATGGGGTACACCTCGTGGGGCTGTATCGATCTTGTCTCGGCTTCCACCGGCGAAATGAGCAAGCGGTATGGCTTTGTCTACGTTGACCGGAATGACAGTGGGAAAGGGACGCTGGCACGTACCAGAAAGCAGTCGTTTTACTGGTACAAGAAAGTGATAGCCAGCAACGGCGCTGATTTAAGCTAA